Proteins encoded together in one Kutzneria kofuensis window:
- a CDS encoding 5-formyltetrahydrofolate cyclo-ligase, with product MTPTGRDPEKDSWRKRLVKARAELSSEVREAEAQALAEAVPAVGWPASTVCAYVPVGTEPGSLALLDALRAAGRRVLLPIVTGKEPLDWGVYFGPDSLVPGPFGLREPAGLRLGRGAVANADAVLIPALAVDRRGVRLGRGAGHYDRSLVGVTAPRIAVVRAEEFVDRLPAEPHDVLMTAVLTPSGGFVRL from the coding sequence GTGACACCGACGGGCCGCGACCCCGAGAAGGATTCCTGGCGGAAACGCCTGGTCAAGGCCCGGGCCGAGTTGTCAAGCGAGGTTCGGGAGGCGGAGGCGCAAGCGCTTGCCGAGGCGGTGCCGGCGGTGGGCTGGCCGGCCTCGACGGTGTGCGCGTACGTGCCGGTCGGCACCGAGCCCGGTTCGCTGGCGCTGCTGGACGCCCTGCGTGCGGCCGGCCGGCGGGTGCTGCTGCCGATCGTCACCGGCAAGGAGCCGCTGGACTGGGGCGTCTACTTCGGTCCGGACAGTCTCGTGCCCGGTCCGTTCGGCCTCCGCGAGCCGGCGGGGCTGAGGTTGGGACGGGGCGCGGTGGCCAACGCGGACGCGGTGCTGATACCGGCGCTGGCGGTGGACCGTCGGGGTGTGCGGCTGGGCCGCGGCGCCGGGCATTACGACCGGTCCCTGGTCGGCGTGACCGCCCCGCGCATCGCCGTCGTCCGCGCGGAGGAGTTCGTCGACCGCCTGCCGGCGGAGCCCCATGACGTGCTGATGACGGCGGTACTCACCCCATCGGGTGGTTTTGTGCGACTGTGA
- a CDS encoding FmdB family zinc ribbon protein, translated as MPTYQYACTACGHRFDAVQSFSDSALSECPECGGKLRKLFGSVGVVFKGSGFYRTDSRNGSTASSPAASSSESKSETKSETKSESKPAAAKAESSSSAPAKAAVS; from the coding sequence GTGCCGACCTACCAGTACGCGTGCACCGCATGTGGACACCGCTTCGACGCGGTCCAGTCCTTCAGCGACAGCGCGCTGTCCGAGTGCCCCGAGTGCGGCGGCAAGCTGCGCAAGCTGTTCGGCTCCGTGGGCGTGGTCTTCAAGGGCAGCGGCTTCTACCGCACCGACAGCCGCAACGGCTCCACCGCGTCGTCGCCGGCCGCCAGCAGCTCGGAGTCGAAGTCCGAGACCAAGAGCGAGACCAAGTCGGAGTCGAAGCCGGCCGCGGCGAAGGCGGAGAGTAGCTCATCCGCGCCGGCGAAGGCCGCCGTCAGCTGA